A region of Ornithorhynchus anatinus isolate Pmale09 chromosome 5, mOrnAna1.pri.v4, whole genome shotgun sequence DNA encodes the following proteins:
- the BMP10 gene encoding bone morphogenetic protein 10: protein MGPGAVGLCLAVGLLLRAGSASPIASLESSPPDEDSPLFDDVFSEQDGLDFDSLLLGVKKELLKALNLTDLPHPRAAKVEPPEYMLELYRKFAADRTSRPSANIVRSFKDEAPRPAGSPDGPRRYPLLFNLSIPRHEEVTLAELRLYGLVERDRRPPSAPARKVTVFEVQEAEAGDRKPAALAVAAEPSGTGGGWETFDVTEAVRRWGRSGPGARRLEVRVDGGPPGRAGGAPGPAAGHRPLLVVFSDDRGGERKEEREELEDMMEHERLLDLDGVGRGAFPQGPGEEALLQMRSNIIYDSTARIRRNAKGNYCKRVPLYVDFKEIGWDSWIIAPPGYDAFECRGHCSYPLAEHVTPTKHAIIQSLVHLKNPQKASKACCVPTKLDPISILYLDKGVVTYKFKYEGMAVAECGCR, encoded by the exons ATGGGTCCCGGGGCCGTGGGGCTCTGCCTGGCCGTCGGCCTGCTGCTCCGCGCCGGGTCGGCCAGCCCCATCGCCAGCCTGGAGAGCTCCCCGCCGGACGAAGACTCGCCGCTCTTCGACGACGTCTTCTCGGAGCAGGACGGGCTGGATTTCGACTCCCTGCTCCTGGGCGTGAAGAAGGAGCTCCTCAAGGCCCTGAATCTGACGGACCTCCCTCACCCCCGGGCGGCCAAGGTGGAGCCGCCCGAGTACATGCTAGAGCTCTACCGCAAGTTCGCCGCCGACAGGACGTCCAGACCCTCGGCGAACATCGTGCGGAGCTTCAAGGACGAAG ccccgcgGCCCGCGGGAAGCCCCGACGGCCCCCGCCGCTACCCGCTGCTCTTCAACCTGTCCATCCCCCGGCACGAGGAGGTGACCCTGGCCGAGCTCAGGCTTTACGGCCTGGTGGAGCGCGACCGccggcccccctcggcccccgcccgCAAGGTGACCGTCTTCGAGGTGCaggaggccgaggccggggaCCGCAAGCCGGCGGCCCTGGCGGTGGCGGCGGAGCCTTCCGGGACCGGCGGCGGCTGGGAGACCTTCGACGTGACGGAGGCCGTCCGACGGTGGGGCcgctccgggcccggggcccgccgccTGGAGGTCCGCGTGGACGGGGGCCCCCCGGGCCGcgccggcggggccccgggcccggccgccggccaCCGGCCCTTGCTGGTGGTCTTCTCCGACGACCGGGGCGGCGAGCgcaaggaggagcgggaggagctgGAGGACATGATGGAGCACGAGCGGCTGCTGGACCTggacggggtggggcggggggccttCCCTCAGGGCCCCGGGGAGGAGGCCCTCCTCCAGATGCGCTCCAACATCATCTACGACTCCACCGCCCGGATCCGCCGCAATGCCAAGGGCAACTACTGCAAGAGGGTGCCCCTCTACGTGGACTTCAAGGAGATCGGCTGGGACTCTTGGATCATCGCTCCCCCGGGCTACGACGCCTTCGAGTGTCGGGGCCACTGCTCCTACCCGCTGGCCGAACACGTCACGCCCACCAAGCACGCCATCATCCAGTCCCTGGTGCACCTCAAGAACCCCCAGAAGGCCTCCAAGGCCTGCTGCGTCCCCACCAAGCTGGACCCCATCTCCATCCTCTACCTGGACAAAGGGGTGGTCACGTACAAGTTCAAGTACGAGGGCATGGCCGTGGCCGAGTGCGGGTGCCGATAG